A stretch of the Lactuca sativa cultivar Salinas chromosome 9, Lsat_Salinas_v11, whole genome shotgun sequence genome encodes the following:
- the LOC128129270 gene encoding uncharacterized protein LOC128129270, with the protein MKRNSTQVVGEVSNTQHLESNLLDLTNVLIQMVVGSGQQLMVCGIFAMTGHYTDKCPTLGSEPEDVNAMGGYQDQPRPMGFQNNFNPNWRNNQNNPYPPKQNPPNILMRPEHPQYPSQKPPYPHNSYNPPNYQQPPQQGQSSGTHQMSLQELVTSLAQSQTQFQQETKNTFSNIQAQIGDLATALNKIEQRGKLPSQTEKNPNVSAITLRSRKTLGESNPKRVSREEEDEVIMVEPSKVVAPPKEPVVPNVDQPDSSNKPIKPLVIPPPFPSRLAFSKKIEEENELFETFRKVQINIPLLNAIKQIPSYAKFLKDLCTKKRKFKANEKIQVNANVSAVIQKKLPPKCKDPGIFAIPYTIGDLHVKSAMLDLGASINMMPYSVFQSLNVGPLEETGVIIQLADKSSVSPRGVLEDVLVQVNQLVFPADFYVIDLEEKTPSKSSMILLGIPFMHTAHTIIDVHKGKITMEFDGETIHFNIFEGMSYPSNISPLYRVDVIEPINRISPNVCTDKIIMEDDCNPKREPQRRLDPPMMEVVKKKIIKRFKRCKEKKKEFHDKHITQKHFIPGQKVLLYHSRLKLFPENCDLDGMDLLLL; encoded by the coding sequence ATGAAGAGAAATTCTACACAAGTGGTTGGTGAAGTTAGCAACACTCAACATTTGGAATCAAATCTCTTGGACTTGACTAATGTGTTAATTCAAATGGTGGTGGGAAGTGGTCAACAAttgatggtatgtggtatttttgcaATGACGGGCCATTATACGGATAAGTGTCCCACACTTGGAAGTGAACCGGaagatgtgaatgcaatgggcggATATCAAGATCAACCAAGACCCAtgggatttcaaaacaatttcaacccAAATTGGAGGAATAACCAAAACAACCCTTATCCACCAAAGCAAAATCCACCAAATATTTTGATGAGACCCGAACATCCACAATACCCCTCTCAAAAACCTCCATATCCACacaattcttataaccctccaAATTATCAACAACCTCCACAACAAGGCCAATCAAGTGGTACCCATCAAATGAGCCTTCAAGAACTTGTCACTTCTCTTGCTCAAAGCCAAACCCAATTTCAACAAGAAACCAAGAATACTTTCTCCAACATTCAAGCACAAATTGGAGACTTGGCAACCGCTCTCAACAAGATAGAACAAAGGGGTAAACTTCCATCACAAACCGAGAAGAACCCCAATGTGAGTGCAATAACTTTAAGAAGTAGGAAAACACTCGGAGAAAGCAACcctaaaagagtttcaagagaagaagaagatgaagtcaTCATGGTTGAaccttcaaaagttgtagctcCCCCAAAGGAACCGGTTGTGCCAAACGTTGATCAACCCGACTCTTCCAACAAACCCATCAAACCATTGGTCATACCACCTCCATTCCCTTCCCGGTTAGCCTTTTCCAAGAAGATAGAGGAAGAAAATGAATTATTTGAAACTTTTCGAAAGGTCCAAATCAACATTCCACTATTGAATGCTATTAAACAAATTCCAAGTTATGCAAAATTTCTCAAGGATTTATGCACTAAGAAGAGAAAATTCAAGGCAAATGAAAAGATTCAAGTCAATGCAAATGTGTCTGCGGTTATCCAAAAGAAGTTACCTCCCAAATGCAAGGATCCGGGAATATTTGCTATCCCTTATACCATTGGTGATTTGCATGTCAAAAGTGCCATGTTAGATCTTGGAGCCTCGATCAATATGATGCCatattcggtttttcaatctctcAATGTTGGACCTTTGGAAGAAACTGGAGTAATCATTCAATTAGCAGACaagtcaagtgtgtctccaagaggAGTGTTAGAGGATGTGTTAGTACAAGTTAATCAACTTGTTTTTCCGGCGGATTTTTAtgtcattgatcttgaagagaagaCTCCTTCCAAATCATCAATGATCCTCCTTGGAATACCTTTCATGCATACCGCTCACACAATCATTGATGTCCATAAAGGAAAGATAACTATGGAGTTTGATGGAGaaaccattcacttcaacatCTTTGAAGGAATGAGCTACCCTAGTAACATTTCTCCATTGTATCGGGTCGAtgtgattgagccaataaacAGGATAAGCCCTAATGTATGCACAGACAAGATAATCATGGAAGATGATTGTAATCCTAAGAGGGAACCTCAAAGAAGATTGGATCCTCCAATGATGGAAgtggtgaagaagaagataatTAAAAGGTTCAAAAGGTGCAAAGAGAAGAAAAAGGAATTTCATGACAAGCACATAACCCAAAAACACTTTATTCCGGGTCAAAAAGTTCTTCTTTATCATTCACGTTTAAAGCTATTCCCGGAAAATTGCGATCTCGATGGCATGGACCTTTTATTGTTATAA